The stretch of DNA ATCGATGCGCGCGAATTGCCTGATAACTTTTTCGATAGTTCCCAATACATATGATACTGTGCCTAACGTGCATAAACACTATTCCTTAACCTGGTTTTCCCATCTTAGTTGCGGAAGTGCTGGGCTTTCTACAACTATTCGGTGACAAAGGAGATACGATAACCGAATATCAGTGAAAGAAAGCATACCCAGTCCCAAAAACAAAAGAAGCAATGAGTCGTTCATCCCTGTGGCAGGTTATGTCTATTTACTAATGAATAGATCCAGCAAAGCAGAGGCTAGAAGAACCGAACTCACCACCAGGTTCATATCAAAAGCCTCCATAAATTCCTCCAGAACACCTCCTAGGATAATCTTAGCTTCAATAACAAAGACCGCTAGTACGACCAACAAGCCCACGTAGTACCAGACCCCTAGCAAGGCCGTGTAACCTACAAGAAAAAAGAATACCACCGCAAATAAATGCAAAAGAAGTACAAGCTTCATGCTCGGTCGAATCCCAAAACAACGGGGTATAGAGTATAGACCCATCCGCGCATCGAAGGAAACATCAGCACTTTGGTAGATAACATCAAACCCAGCTACCCAAAGACATATCCCAAGGCCTAGTAAAAACGGCGGCAGATTGAACCTCCCTGTTACGCCAAGCCATCCCCCTACTGGCGCTAGGGCTAGAACAAAACCCAGCCAAAAATGGCACAGATAGGTAAAGCGTTTCGTATAGGAGTAAAAAACCAAAGCAAAGGCCGCAATTGGAGATAGCATCAGACAAATTCGGTTTAAGCATGCAGAAGCAACAAAAAACAGAGCTAGGGAAAAGAAGACAAACCAGTATACATCGTGGGAAGTAACCAATTGGCAGGGCAACGCCCGATCTTGGGTACGGGGATTTAACGCGTCAAACTCCAGATCCACAAGTCGATTCACGGCCATACCCGCACTGTGAGCCCCGAGCATAGCCAGACTAATCCAGAGTAGTTTATCCGAAGGGGGAGCTCCCTTAGCACCCAAAATCGCTCCTAGGTAGGCGAAGGGTAAAGAGAATAAGGTGTGCTCCACTTTGATCATCCTTAGCAGCACCCGTAACCGCAAAACCTATTCCTCCTGTTTGCTAAGATCAGCATGGTTCGGGTCCAGTAGGCTAAGCATCGATCCAAGGTATTCCAGTTATGAGCTCCAAGTCGTGATGGTTGCTTAAGCTTGCGGGAAACTAAAGCTTCCCGCAAGCCCTGCATAGTTACCTCTGATCGTTTCGATCCGTCAGATCATAGAAAACCAGACCGCTGGCTAGTTTCGGATAGAAGTAGGTCGACTTCTGAGGCATGGTCTCGCCAGCGTTGGCCACATCGCTCACCGCTTGGGAGGGTGTAGGATTCATGAATACGCCAACCTCATATACACCTCTATCTACTTCCGAAACCACTTCCGCCGCACAACGGGTATAGTTTAGGTTCTCTTGCCGCGACTGACTCTCAGGGGTCAACCCAAACATCCGCTCAAACACCAATGAATGCAAAATAGCCACATCAAGTTTCCGCCATGCTTCCGGCTTATCTGGATAAAACTCCTTCATCACCTCATCGGCGATAAGAGTGAGAATATACGCTTCATCCTGCGCGTAGAAACCAAGAACACATTTCTGGTCCTTTCTGGATTGCTCCTCCAAGGTATCAAGAAAGTCCCTCAGGTGTTCCTCGTTACTAATAGTCTTGCCCCATTTTTGAACCGAGAAATACTGAGTAGCGTCCCGAAGGAACTTCTCAAAGTCCCAGTCAGGTACAGTATGCACCATTCGGTGGGTCGGTAATACCACCATCCCTGGATCATTTGTGTTCACAAACATCATCATACAATAATTGAAACCATCCTCGGCAGAACTGCCCCCCTGTCCTAGTTCTCCTTTCAGATTCAAAGCGGTCTCATAGCGATGATGCCCATCAGCTATGTAGACCTGCTTATCCTCTAACAAAGTGCGAAGAGTTTGCACTAGCTTCTGATCCGTAACCACCCACATCGAATGGGTCACACCTTCATCGTCGGTAAAGAACACATCCGGCTTGGCAGCCTTTACCTTATTGAATACTTCCTGGTCCGTCCCGGTGGGATCCGCATACATACCGAAAACTTGGCTAAGATTAGCCATGCAGGCGCGCATCAGTTTCAGTCGATCCTCTTTCGGTTTAGATAAAGTCTTCTCATGGGGGAGTACCACTTTGTTTTCAAATGGCTCCAGCTGAATCAAGGAGATAAATCCGGTACGTTCGTATGCTACGCCTTCTACTTCGAATCCTTGGGAGTAAACGTAAATAGCTGGAAGCTGCTCTTTAACCAGCACTTCACTGGAAAGCCAGTCTCGCAAAAGCTTGCCGGCCACCTGGTAACGT from Limnochordia bacterium encodes:
- the ubiA gene encoding putative 4-hydroxybenzoate polyprenyltransferase, translated to MRLRVLLRMIKVEHTLFSLPFAYLGAILGAKGAPPSDKLLWISLAMLGAHSAGMAVNRLVDLEFDALNPRTQDRALPCQLVTSHDVYWFVFFSLALFFVASACLNRICLMLSPIAAFALVFYSYTKRFTYLCHFWLGFVLALAPVGGWLGVTGRFNLPPFLLGLGICLWVAGFDVIYQSADVSFDARMGLYSIPRCFGIRPSMKLVLLLHLFAVVFFFLVGYTALLGVWYYVGLLVVLAVFVIEAKIILGGVLEEFMEAFDMNLVVSSVLLASALLDLFISK
- a CDS encoding DUF1015 domain-containing protein, which encodes MAKIYPFCGVRYNPERTAGWSEVTAPPYDVISSEQRNQYAEQSEHNVVHLILPEGKGDERYQVAGKLLRDWLSSEVLVKEQLPAIYVYSQGFEVEGVAYERTGFISLIQLEPFENKVVLPHEKTLSKPKEDRLKLMRACMANLSQVFGMYADPTGTDQEVFNKVKAAKPDVFFTDDEGVTHSMWVVTDQKLVQTLRTLLEDKQVYIADGHHRYETALNLKGELGQGGSSAEDGFNYCMMMFVNTNDPGMVVLPTHRMVHTVPDWDFEKFLRDATQYFSVQKWGKTISNEEHLRDFLDTLEEQSRKDQKCVLGFYAQDEAYILTLIADEVMKEFYPDKPEAWRKLDVAILHSLVFERMFGLTPESQSRQENLNYTRCAAEVVSEVDRGVYEVGVFMNPTPSQAVSDVANAGETMPQKSTYFYPKLASGLVFYDLTDRNDQR